The sequence below is a genomic window from Phycodurus eques isolate BA_2022a chromosome 6, UOR_Pequ_1.1, whole genome shotgun sequence.
GAATGCCAGATTCAAAGCACATATCTTGAGTTTTATTTAGCGTTACAGTTCAAGATGTCTCCCGAAGCAAAATGATGGCCTTGTAGCTAACATGCTAGCTTTAGGCTAGTGCTAGCAAGTCACTTAgccagccatttttttttggcaagCTTATTGTTTGCAGCGAGCTCATGAAAGCGCCGCCACCCACTGGTATTGCGTCAACGTACAACACATGAAGCTAAACAATACTGGCGCTGTATTAACTAAGCTAGTCACCGTGCTAAGCTAGGCTAACGGGCAGGGCCTCCTACTCACCACAGAAGCTCGCAGATGATCGCAGGTCAAAGAAATCTTGTTGTTTCTTACGCATGCGTTAGCTTGGACTCGCTAGCATACgtgaaaataacaacaacaacaaagtcagTGGAAGAGTCTCGACGTGACGCGTTTAAATCGGGAAGTTCCATGTGCTACTCAGAGAGTTTTTCACCGCTCGTCATATGCGACCGCGACTAGCTTCGTTGAGTCAAAACTGGTCGTTTAGAGTCCCATTGTAGCGAACAGTGATGCGTGAAAAGACCGGTGGGGAAGTTGGATGATgtcatgagagagagagagagggagagagggagagagagagaccagAACTGCAAGAGACAGAGGCCAGAACTGAGAGAGAGACCAGAACTGATAGAGAGAGCAGAACTGAGAGAGATCAGAACAGACAGAGAGACAAAGACCAGAACTGAAAGATAGATCAGAACTGAGAGAGATCAGAACTGGGTGAGACCATAACTGTTAGACACCAGAACTGACAGAGAGAGTGAACATCACAGCCAACTGCGATGAGTGAGAAGACCAGTGGGGAAGTGGGATGATGTCACGTGACATTTGAAGGTCTTTCTGTTGCCGTCGTGGTTTGGCAGAAGGTCCGACAACTCGTTCCAGACGAGTCAAAAGCGGTCGACATGGAGAAAACTCCCGAGCGACCAGTCCAAATCAAGCCACAGATGAGCGCGACGACAGATGGTGGCAGCCAAGCGAGGGGTACCGACGATCACACGCACTTCCTGTTTGATGATGACTCTTTGGTGCCGACGTCAATGGTCAGGGTCAAGTCTTCAGGCTAGGAAGGGGAGGAGCCTCACCAGCGCAGCTAGCTAGCATCGCGTGGTGGCGAGGACCGTGGACTGTCTCCGCCCCCTCCGTGGAGCTCCACCCCCAATTACTGGCGGACCTCGTTTGCGATCAGACTGTCCTCCCCTGAGTGGAAATCCGCCTCATTGATGTTGTTGCTGCCGTTGAGCATGTCATCGTCCTGTGACGACGCCCGGTCCTCCTCGCTACCGCCGCCCGGCTCGTCCGAGTTGGGGTCTTGGAGCACCTGGGCGATGTACATCTGCTGCTGGGGGCAGACAGCGTTAGCACGTTAGCCACATTGCTGAACGTGTACATCTGCTGCTGAGTGACAGACATCGTTAGGACATTAGCCTCGTCGCTAACCGCTATGTTCTCTAATCCGGCCGACATTAcacaatacaggaagtcctcgagttacgacgtactcgacctacgacgtttcgactttacgacgcccgtgcctcgtccgccattttgtccgcagcaccatagtgtttctgcttagctagtgcgtagagcttgtctgtgtttgtgcggcgggagtatctttgcctttttcgccctccttttttcacactctcagcagtaatggtaagtacagcatcttatttttttatttgaatgtaatttagtttctttatacgaagtgctaacctttcctgctacggtcacccaagcgtggtcgggagacgccttTTCCAGTGCCGAGGTTGTCCACTTCGGGGTTAAcccccttctctcgttgcacagcggAGCCGGGTGGCGGcgacaataaaggcacgaagcaccgatttgctgcatTAATGGCTTccttagctcctctgcacattggACGTctacgggtcctccgctaatcgctactcttccccggtcgccgtcactacacttgccactgtacacactcgcaccggcgcgcactccttcctccctcGCAGTCCCGCCGGATGACGCCTgtgcagtcccgtctcactcacacatcgacgcacacgcccacacacactgagcttgctgtcccAATCACacgggacaatacccgtaacagaagtatttcgacgtaaatttcggCTTTAACGGTGAAaaccgacttacgcggaaattcgggttacgtcgcaagcgtaggaacggaactcgttcgtaaatcgaggacttcctgtacacaATTCACATTAACATGACTCCtggaatacaatttttttttattcataaaatggggttcattcaaatatatttcccatgtcatttttttttcatttataatcATTCTGTAATTGATTTGGACCATTTGTTATTGTATGACTTAATTGCTTAATCAATTATGGTTCCATCCTAAAATTGCTTACTTCAAATGTATGTGTGCATTTTGAGTTATAGAGCCAGGCCAGCCGCACAGCAAGCGAGGCAGTAGGAAAAACGTGGCCATCGAACCCGAGACCCAGTGTGGGCGAGAGAgacagcaagagagagagagtgatgtTATTATCTAATTGGTTAATAAATGATTATTAGCTAATTATACAttagcaattatttttttccccattgtatTAAGTTAGCAGATCTTTCATAAAATTGGCTAATTAAAAGTCTattcatgcatttttatttagttaattcattgaataatttaacttatttagaaaaaaaaaaataaaaaatatcaataattgGTCAATAAATTATCATCACATTACTTACAGATTTGCatgaattattgttttattaaaatatttctagcatgaatttcacattatttttcttgaaattggttaatgaaaattatttatttattgatctcattcagtaatttattttattaaaatgttatctttttttgttgcatttttcgCTTATGATTGTTAAATTAAGATGTATAATGTgactgtgtaaaatgtaaaaatttacatttaaatcagTTAACACattcaatattgtttttaatagaaaataatacaaaaagtaTGAGCAGAAAAACCAACAATTGAACATTTATGATATGGTATTATTGAATGCTATAGCAAGTCAGTTTGCATCGCGACCTCTCACCTGCGATTTGGCCGGCGGGGAGGCGGCGCTGCGGACCGGACGTCCGTTCTCCACGACTTCCGCGTCCGAGTCCTTGGTGTCGATCTGCCGCAGCAGAATGTTAGCGTTAGGGAGCGCGTACGGACGGACAGATGAACGGACAAATGCTGCCGGCGCAACATACCTTGTAGTTGTGAGCGCTGAGGTACTTGAAGTGTCCGAAGCAGACGTGTGACAAACACACCACAATGGTCACCACCAGGACCACCAGCGTGAACATCGATGTGGGCGTCTCGAAACCTGCGTGGACTAGGGACCGTTAGCTCGCGTTCACATTAGCTTGTACAAAAAGGTTGTTGgtgatttttgagaaaattacactaatgtatatttttgagagGCATAGGtgcccccccacaaaaaaaaaaaatcaataaataaataaagaaaattctgTGAATAGGTTCATCTATGAAAGCTGAATTGCAAATAtgcggggtccactgtatacagtatatatattctGTAAAAAAGTTAATAGCCAATATTTTTGGCAGtataattgggaaaaaaaagtttgggttagtgctggtacacacaaagatttttcaaatctttatAGATTGGTTATATATCACACTTAATCACTTTTGGTCGTACTGTTTATGGTGTCCGCCAATAATCCCAACACAGAAAACTACACACAAAAAGATTCTGTTCCATCACCAATCTCAAATCCAGGCCTCAAAAACAGAAATCTCGCAtgatcaaacatccatccatccattttcagagccgcttctcctcacaacggtcgcgggcctgctggagcctatcccagcgatcatcaggcaggaggcggggcacaccctgaactggttgccagccaatcagagggcacacacaaacaaacaaacaaacaaccagtcgcacttacattcacacctatgggcaataaCCCTaatctccaattcatgcatgtttttgggatgtgggaggaaaccggagtgcccggagaaaacccacgctggcacggggagaacatgcaaactccacacaggcggggtcggggattgaacccgggtcctcagaaaccgacgctctaaccagtcatccaccgtgccgccgcatgaTCAAACATGATCTAACATGATCTAACAAAATCTAAGAAGAAGAGGAAACAGCAAAAACCAGGGAAACACAAGACACAATGTGGAAGAGGAAACATGAAAAGATGGAATTATGTGGTTTTGGGACTATTTTTGACAGACAAATTccccccccgccaaaaaaaaGACTAAGCACTAAGCAGTCTTGCGCTTCTCACAACAACCGATTATGTTGCGCCGATGTTTCCCGGGTGATGTCCAAGCGACCCAAGGCGTGAGTATTGTATTATGGTGATGTCGTCAATGAAAcgcttgctttggaaaatagttagatattaatttatatttacagCCGCTTCTTTATTCCTCACTCAGgacgcttcttgattggctacatgACTCGGGAGGTGTCGGCTTATTGGTCATAAATATCGAACGCGGTTAATAAAATTTGgaagattgtcggccccgacACGTTTGGGACCCTGTTGTCGggacaaattcactcttaacacacctcagaccacaCGATACAGGACAGGGGTAggcaaacgttttggctcaggggccacattgacttttaaaatttgacaggcggacCAAACCATAACCTGATGCTtgcatataaaaataaataaataaaaaaggcctTGTAGCGTTAATACTTAGATtgacttttaatgggaacagtgttattttgttgatcacctttttttgccagtgcttcaaagtctggtgttagttttgttgtggcaattctcagaaggtgttcatcactcagctgggatctgtagaatgttttgttggtgttcatcacagtaaaagtctgttcacacacatatgtagagccaaacaaacaccaccagcatcctctgtgccatcttctgtatttttggaaatttgtctgcgcttaatgaagcataaaactcatccagttgaacttctcttttaagacagtatcacattggaaatctatcagttccatctgcagctcgcgtggcgctgtttcagagttttgtgtgactgaatcttggatggcagtttgtcagataaaggtgttttgccgAGCcagcaagcttgattttaacagctgagccgtagccatcagttcctgcgttgattggctgttagcataatcagcatgcatggtagaaaagtgacagctgatgttatagtcctctaaaaccgcaatggtttcttaacaaattagacatacagcctttgaccggacttcagtgaaaaagtatttagttgtccattctatattaaacactcagcACTCACTGTCaacctttcttttctttggccactcatggttgaagaagggttcagagcagtagcagagtaaaaacagaacagccaaagtcaagtcaatgtatcactgtacctacttcGCTACGTGGTGGAAGCAccgggcattacaggacaacctggtggaaccactcgggattacaggacaaggtcaaatgaatgtagtcatgattttgatgtgATTTGGGCGATTATGTACCTATCTTTGACGGGtcagattgaaatgatcaacgggccggaTGCGGCCTGCGGGctgtagtttgcccacccctgatatAGGATAATCTTAGAAGACAGGGTCTGATGTTTGTCGTCCTTAgttgggaaggggcaaaattgggacaaaaacagccccatTCTTTTAATGTGTGTGCCAGGCCTCAGACCGACCATTGCGTCGCGAATGGGCGAGTGTTCACTGCAACAgcatgaaggaaggaaggaggagaACTGAGGTGAAGTGCACGGCGGGTTGAGGGTCTTGCCTGTCCGCATGGTGGAGAAGAAGAGCAGCCAGAAGAGGCAAAGGATGGGCGCCGCCACCACCTGAGTCACGGCGCCAGAGTGGATCTTCTTGTCCAGCTTCGATGGCAGGTACGCGTAGTACATGTTGTAGCGGTCCACCAGGTGCTTCAGTAGCATGTACATAAGACCTGAAGCCAGGACGgacgggttcgggttcgggttcggctCAACGTCGGCGTGACGTCATAACGCGCCACACTCACCAAAGGGCACGATGATCGGACAGGTGATGCTGTAGGCCATGACCACGGTGAAGACGTTCATGATCCACGCGTACGCCGCCCCGAACTGGAACTCGTATGCTTGATGCTGATGCAACAGGAAGACACGTTTGTCAATTGCTACGGAAACAACACAGCACAACCGGAAGTTCGGTCAAGATCTGGCCATCTGGACCTGGTTTTCTAGACCTCGTCTTCTGGACCTGGTTTGGACCCAGTTTGGAGCTGAACCTCTGGGCTTGGTCTAATAAACCTGGTCAGGATCTGGCCTTGGTCTTCTAGACCTAGTTAGAATTTGTCCTATTGCACTGAGTCTCTTGTACCTGGTCAGCATCTGGTCTTATGGACCTGATCAGCACCTGGTTTTCTAGACCTCATTTTCAAGCCCTGGATTGGAACCAGTCTGTAGTTGGCCTTCTGGGCCTGGTCTGATAAACGTGGCGAGGATCTGTCCTTTGTCTTCGAGACATCGTTAGGACCTGGCCTTCTGGAACCGTTCTTTTGGCCCTGATCAGCATGTGGCCATTTGGAACTGGTAGTGTCAATCCCAGTCAGGAAATGTCCTTGTGTAGTGGTCTGGTGCGCGCTCACCCTCTTGACGTTGCGTCTATCTGCTGCGGATGGTGCAAGGCAGAGTCGTATCATGTACATGAGGAGGCCGGGGATCCGGAGCAGGTCCATGGCGTTCCCGATGAAAGCCGACGCGATCACGTAGTTGACGAAGAACGCACCGTTGTCGGGCAGGAACACGCACCTGAGGGACCACATGCACCCGACCGGTCTTTTTCCATGTTTCCGGGTGGAGAAAAAGGAAGACAAATAAAGCTGACTCACTCAAAGCGGACGGTGCCGTCGGCCAAGAACTTTTTGTCAAAGAGCCAACGGAAGAAAACATCCaggctgaaacacacacacagacacacacattgacacacacacatgcagacacacacgcatagGGGGTTAGAGGTCAAAAGCAAACGACAACAATTTTACAAGATTACCTGACAAACAATAACATTACCTGCTCAGGCCAAGAGAGGGCAAGAGAAGAACCATAAAGATCAGGAACGTGTAACACTTGTGCATCGTCGTTCGGTTTTCTCCAGACctgcacgcgcacgcgcacacgcacacaaacgcatgcacgcacaaacacacacacacgcacagacgcacacacgcacaaccgCCTACAAGTCAGACTAAAATTTATAGTGTGGTGACTAGAAGTAGTCTGGGGGCTAAAAGTGCTCTTCGGAATAAAAGTGGTCTTTGGCTGGATATGGTGACTGAGGACTAGTAGTGGCATTTTGACTGGAAGCGGTGTTTGTGATATAAGCGGTATTGGGATTATAGTTGAAGTGTGGTGACAAGTGGCAGTGTTGCTTGAGACCTGGTCCAGTGTGCCTCGAAGAATGCCGAGTAGTAGACGATGGTTGGCAGCAGGGCAGAAAAGGCCCACAggaggagtgtggggaagaacTGGGTCACAATAGGGTTCTGTGGAGACACAAGCAGTCACAAGCTTTGGAGCAGCGACTCCTCAGGAATAtcaacagacatgcaaacacaccaaaggcatgaaaaaggtcgcaaaaaaacaaaaacattttagcgGGGGCCTGGGGGgagaatttgttttattttaacatgaattaagcaatctggaagactctaaagagtacaataaggcaaaaaaaaaaatgtttcttcacgcagaaaaacgtatttacaccactcaagtacatgttgctgtacaaatttaagattacaattaaatttgtctcatttctttgctttttgttttgacctCCAACTTGacccaggcccatctccacctgcacctgattcctgcttcaagctgtgtcaCATGAATAGCagcctcctctttaagcactctacATACTCAATCTACAtctaatacaaaatgtactaccggatcaactcttgtcaccgatgttacgtgtgcttcgcggttccacttgggaccacaaccagggccacgacctgcagcacctcgacgcgaaaatacaaaagaccagtgcaacaaataccacactggctgatctgatgagcaaaaatgttgcttaaacgtaagagtagcaaaagaggatgtccgctccagaggtgggtagagtcaccaaacattgtcctcaagtaagagtactcttacttgacaataatgtgactcaagtacaAGTAAATAGTACTCCTCccaaaattacttgagtaagagtaaaaagtatgcaTTGAAATTATTACTCTAGTACTAAGTAAATAGTGAgcaacttcagatttttttttttttttttaccaaagcatgaacatcaattaaaaaaaaaatgtacaaaataaaatgtacaaattctgatgttgctgtatgtgtgtgtgtatgcacagtcaaaactacaataaaaacatctgcaatttactgcgcGGTGTTTCCTCAAGTTATAAGCGAGCTGTAATATTCACGTTTGGGCAGActgtgccagacaaatactacaatacatgaaagctgttgtttttgttcgtctgaatgtaaacaagagtagctcgccgttgccttcatggtaacgacgaccttcccaacatggccgccacgtaggcacgaccatcagccgggctggcttatctagtgtgaaTACCTATCTCCGAAGTCTGGGACGCCCAATGGAagatgttgtgtgaggtcatgtgactttcttgtgtcgtttgattggtgaactagacttaaaggtcactagcgcttaaattggattgacagcgcccgatgcggaagtcggagtctcgcgcacgaaatagttgataaataagcaataattgataaataaaagtagcgagcgacatttagataattgtaatggagtaaaagtaccgtgacttattaacagcagaagcggcggaagtttttttctggtcttgtcaactcctgtgacttcgagcgcacaggcggaacctcacgccgcatattagtccgccgcagaGTAATATTCACTATTAGATCTGTGTgttgatggtggatgtgtggaacgGATCTAGTTGCCaacgttcaaggagtacgaaacggCCTATGACGCCAGCGACGGCGACCcgccccccctaaaaaaaaagattgatttcaaaacggtgaatttcgccgaaaggcgactgatttgcatgtatgtatcAAGGAGACGGCGTCGATATCAAGGAGGTGTCATGTATACGAATGAGATGTTGTGCATATTATTAAGGCAGTTCCTCTCACGTTCAGGTACTCCACCGGCTTAGTGACGTTGAACTTGTCCATGGTGGAGATGATGATGGCAGGCGTAGTGAGGAAGAAGAGCAGCAGGAACAGGATGCAGTTGATGATGAGGCAGCGGATCCACCAGGAGACTCCGCCCAGCGACAGGTGCTCCCTAAGAGACACACAGGGTCTCATCAGCAAGCGAGACGGCGACTGGGACTGCTACCGGAATTGGGACCCACCAGCGCACGTTCTGCGGATCGGGCGCGTAGGTGACGCTCCAGTTGTGTACGTGAAGCGCTTCGCTGAACTGCGAGGATCGCGGCTCCTGGCGACAGCGGCACCCTTGAACCTGACACGCGTTAAAATCCTTTAGGATTCTGCCAGGGCAGAAGGAGGGGTCAAGAGGTGGGCTCTGAAAGTAACAGCAGGCCATCtcaggggcgggggggggggggcttacaTGGCGGTCATGGCCTCGTTCTGGAAGGTGACAAAGGCCATGCCCAGAGGTTTGGTGTGGACCTTTTCCTTCTCTTTGCGGTATTCCTCCTTCAACTTGGCCTCCCTCTTGGTGTAGAAGCTGACCGCCTCCTCCTGCGAGCAAAGTGCACACACACCGGTCCTACAATCCACAATCTATGTCCTACGATCCACGAGTCTACAATACACAAGTCTACACTTCAAGGGTCTTCAAGTCTACAATCCACAAGTCTATAAATTCACCAGTGCAAAAGTCGACAAGTCTACAAGTCCAAAACGTGTTGGCCAGCTGTCGCCAAGGTGTGGTCTAGGTGTCGTTAGGTGTCTTGCTGCAGAGGTTGGACGTAGCAaagtactttgttactgtacttaagtagatttttcaagtatctgtactttacttgagtatgtACTTTTCCGGCGACTTTTtcttttactccttactttttaaacaaaagtatcTGTAGTTTTTActccttattttttaaaaaatgagtttCTTACTTTTAAATCCTAAAATTAGCAATGATGCGACATAAAAAGCAGAACGCTGAAAAACCTGAAGTAAGCGAGTCAAGCACATTGATCATAGACGCCATAGATTCGACACTCCACTTTGAGCCACGGGCCTACGGCGACGCTAAGATAGTGGCGGCAAAGTGTCAGCGCATTCTATGTAGGTAAGCTAGTGGGGGCATAATCAACCCATAACCTTAACACAAAGTCATGAGAGGACAGGAGACCAACATGCGAGTTAGATTCGCCAGTGCAAGGCAAGATGAATCGGCAGCAGCAGGGAGTTAAGGGGgagatttatttgaaaagattaat
It includes:
- the LOC133403958 gene encoding CSC1-like protein 2 isoform X4, whose translation is MLRVLIIAMATVGGSRACGARDNCSADGGSKEYCYSARIRSTVLQGLPFGGVPTVLALDFMCFLVLLFVFSILRKVAWDYGRLALVTDADSVASAMHSDTPDRYERLTSVSSSVDLEQRDNGFCSWLTAIFRIKDEEIREKCGEDAVHYLSFQRHIIGLLVVVGVLSVGIVLPVNFSGDLLVRIISKDLLINQGSAGPPSKEENNAYSFGRTTIANLKSGTNLLWLHTSFAFMYLLLTVYSMRRHTSKMHYKEDDLVKRTLFINGISKYAEESQIKQHFEQAYENCTVLEARICYNVAKLMSLNAERKKTERSKKFFTDLMAKEHVPTMINPKPCGHLCCCAIAGCEEEEAVSFYTKREAKLKEEYRKEKEKVHTKPLGMAFVTFQNEAMTAIILKDFNACQVQGCRCRQEPRSSQFSEALHVHNWSVTYAPDPQNVRWEHLSLGGVSWWIRCLIINCILFLLLFFLTTPAIIISTMDKFNVTKPVEYLNNPIVTQFFPTLLLWAFSALLPTIVYYSAFFEAHWTRSGENRTTMHKCYTFLIFMVLLLPSLGLSSLDVFFRWLFDKKFLADGTVRFECVFLPDNGAFFVNYVIASAFIGNAMDLLRIPGLLMYMIRLCLAPSAADRRNVKRHQAYEFQFGAAYAWIMNVFTVVMAYSITCPIIVPFGLMYMLLKHLVDRYNMYYAYLPSKLDKKIHSGAVTQVVAAPILCLFWLLFFSTMRTGFETPTSMFTLVVLVVTIVVCLSHVCFGHFKYLSAHNYKIDTKDSDAEVVENGRPVRSAASPPAKSQQMYTFSNVANVLTLSAPSSRCTSPRCSKTPTRTSRAAVARRTGRRHRTMTCSTAATTSMRRISTQGRTV
- the LOC133403958 gene encoding CSC1-like protein 2 isoform X1, with the translated sequence MLRVLIIAMATVGGSRACGARDNCSADGGSKEYCYSARIRSTVLQGLPFGGVPTVLALDFMCFLVLLFVFSILRKVAWDYGRLALVTDADSRRRDRDNYEPVKSVASAMHSDTPDRYERLTSVSSSVDLEQRDNGFCSWLTAIFRIKDEEIREKCGEDAVHYLSFQRHIIGLLVVVGVLSVGIVLPVNFSGDLLVRIISKDLLINQGSAGPPSKEENNAYSFGRTTIANLKSGTNLLWLHTSFAFMYLLLTVYSMRRHTSKMHYKEDDLVKRTLFINGISKYAEESQIKQHFEQAYENCTVLEARICYNVAKLMSLNAERKKTERSKKFFTDLMAKEHVPTMINPKPCGHLCCCAIAGCEEEEAVSFYTKREAKLKEEYRKEKEKVHTKPLGMAFVTFQNEAMTAIILKDFNACQVQGCRCRQEPRSSQFSEALHVHNWSVTYAPDPQNVRWEHLSLGGVSWWIRCLIINCILFLLLFFLTTPAIIISTMDKFNVTKPVEYLNNPIVTQFFPTLLLWAFSALLPTIVYYSAFFEAHWTRSGENRTTMHKCYTFLIFMVLLLPSLGLSSLDVFFRWLFDKKFLADGTVRFECVFLPDNGAFFVNYVIASAFIGNAMDLLRIPGLLMYMIRLCLAPSAADRRNVKRHQAYEFQFGAAYAWIMNVFTVVMAYSITCPIIVPFGLMYMLLKHLVDRYNMYYAYLPSKLDKKIHSGAVTQVVAAPILCLFWLLFFSTMRTGFETPTSMFTLVVLVVTIVVCLSHVCFGHFKYLSAHNYKIDTKDSDAEVVENGRPVRSAASPPAKSQQMYTFSNVANVLTLSAPSSRCTSPRCSKTPTRTSRAAVARRTGRRHRTMTCSTAATTSMRRISTQGRTV
- the LOC133403958 gene encoding CSC1-like protein 2 isoform X7 yields the protein MALFSFSNLHSGVRIISKDLLINQGSAGPPSKEENNAYSFGRTTIANLKSGTNLLWLHTSFAFMYLLLTVYSMRRHTSKMHYKEDDLVKRTLFINGISKYAEESQIKQHFEQAYENCTVLEARICYNVAKLMSLNAERKKTERSKKFFTDLMAKEHVPTMINPKPCGHLCCCAIAGCEEEEAVSFYTKREAKLKEEYRKEKEKVHTKPLGMAFVTFQNEAMTAIILKDFNACQVQGCRCRQEPRSSQFSEALHVHNWSVTYAPDPQNVRWEHLSLGGVSWWIRCLIINCILFLLLFFLTTPAIIISTMDKFNVTKPVEYLNNPIVTQFFPTLLLWAFSALLPTIVYYSAFFEAHWTRSGENRTTMHKCYTFLIFMVLLLPSLGLSSLDVFFRWLFDKKFLADGTVRFECVFLPDNGAFFVNYVIASAFIGNAMDLLRIPGLLMYMIRLCLAPSAADRRNVKRHQAYEFQFGAAYAWIMNVFTVVMAYSITCPIIVPFGLMYMLLKHLVDRYNMYYAYLPSKLDKKIHSGAVTQVVAAPILCLFWLLFFSTMRTGFETPTSMFTLVVLVVTIVVCLSHVCFGHFKYLSAHNYKIDTKDSDAEVVENGRPVRSAASPPAKSQQMYTFSNVANVLTLSAPSSRCTSPRCSKTPTRTSRAAVARRTGRRHRTMTCSTAATTSMRRISTQGRTV